Proteins from a genomic interval of Pantoea deleyi:
- a CDS encoding DUF6622 family protein, whose product MTVAQIIKDTPVWVWILLIFLIKRGITALSDREMRIERLFILPLVFLVWGIYSVIHETAASDASLVFMLVGLIVGIGIGWLLWNSQPRLRNGAEENTIIRAGTPLTLIFIVLLFIVKFALTASLAIWPVLFNSLHYNLLFGLLSGLLDGIFWGGTLNLYISWYRAKKKVAY is encoded by the coding sequence ATGACTGTTGCTCAGATTATTAAAGATACGCCCGTCTGGGTCTGGATCTTACTTATTTTTCTGATTAAACGTGGAATAACCGCGCTCTCCGATCGCGAAATGCGCATAGAACGGCTATTTATATTGCCACTAGTATTTCTTGTCTGGGGCATCTATAGCGTGATCCATGAAACGGCGGCATCAGATGCATCCCTAGTGTTTATGCTGGTCGGGCTGATTGTAGGCATTGGCATAGGATGGCTTCTGTGGAATTCGCAGCCCAGACTGCGAAATGGGGCAGAGGAAAACACGATAATACGGGCAGGTACACCACTAACGTTAATTTTTATTGTACTGCTATTTATTGTAAAATTTGCTCTTACGGCCTCTCTGGCCATATGGCCAGTGCTCTTTAATTCGTTACATTACAATTTACTTTTCGGTCTGTTAAGCGGGTTGTTGGATGGTATATTCTGGGGAGGTACGTTGAATTTGTATATCTCATGGTATCGCGCCAAAAAGAAAGTGGCGTACTGA
- a CDS encoding conjugal transfer protein TraG N-terminal domain-containing protein, protein MTANSYLEYFLILFGWVLNNSMWSILSSTGLFALPLVFKVLGVWLKVREEGADEGNKGMLALPRIEHAIYVSFLVMLFCCIPLLPVDINTIKFDDTRAKQCGFSVPSPQNSGYKGLVNDFDGRTAEVPIWWYLLHAMSKGTTQAMIASIPCGTQLRQLRFDVQNTKLRDPVVLQEVQDFANQCYSRAYFKLKNSNSQLSDATINSVGWIGSDYFLNTSGYYDYYTAMTPRSQWPYNSSRDSGYPDTGQGGYPSCKTWWSDGSSGLRKRVLASISDGTRIELQRQFPGSQWEEPALRWLVSPSNAEISGGGVTYMSGSADTTSGIGGSMSRFASTVGLGMKQAEALPGFDALKQALPMIQALLQMMIIIVIPVLMMFSAYEPKTVVTISFALFALHFITFWWALAGWLDDRLITILYSNLAAGGLASGQPIADFLSSPRDGWIMNLVLGMMYVVFPAFWVGMLGWIGVNLGSTIGSLIEKSALPTQAAGEQGGGLVKKAAMDVVTKGKG, encoded by the coding sequence ATGACGGCGAACAGTTACCTGGAATACTTCCTCATCCTGTTTGGCTGGGTTCTCAATAATTCGATGTGGAGCATCCTCAGCAGCACGGGTTTGTTTGCGCTGCCGCTGGTTTTTAAGGTACTCGGGGTTTGGCTGAAGGTGCGCGAGGAAGGTGCCGATGAGGGAAACAAAGGTATGCTTGCGCTGCCGCGCATCGAGCACGCCATCTATGTCTCCTTTCTGGTGATGCTGTTCTGCTGCATTCCGCTGCTGCCGGTGGACATCAACACCATCAAGTTTGACGACACGCGGGCGAAACAGTGCGGCTTCAGCGTGCCCTCGCCGCAGAACTCCGGCTATAAGGGGCTTGTGAACGACTTTGACGGTCGCACGGCCGAGGTGCCAATCTGGTGGTATCTGCTCCATGCGATGTCAAAAGGCACCACGCAGGCGATGATAGCGTCAATTCCCTGCGGTACGCAGTTGCGTCAGCTGCGCTTTGACGTGCAGAACACCAAACTGCGCGACCCGGTAGTGCTGCAGGAGGTCCAGGACTTCGCAAACCAGTGCTACTCCCGGGCCTACTTTAAGTTGAAAAACAGTAATAGTCAGCTGAGCGACGCCACCATCAACTCGGTCGGCTGGATTGGCAGCGACTATTTTCTTAATACATCAGGCTATTACGACTATTACACGGCCATGACGCCACGCAGCCAGTGGCCTTATAACAGCAGCCGGGATAGCGGCTATCCGGATACGGGCCAGGGTGGTTATCCGTCGTGCAAAACCTGGTGGTCAGATGGCAGCAGCGGACTGCGCAAACGCGTGCTGGCCAGCATCAGCGACGGCACGCGCATTGAGTTGCAGCGTCAGTTCCCGGGCAGTCAGTGGGAAGAGCCTGCGCTGCGCTGGCTGGTCAGCCCCAGCAACGCAGAAATATCAGGCGGCGGCGTCACCTACATGTCCGGCAGTGCGGACACAACAAGCGGTATCGGAGGCAGCATGTCGCGGTTTGCCTCCACGGTGGGGCTGGGAATGAAACAGGCCGAAGCTCTGCCGGGCTTTGATGCGCTCAAGCAGGCGCTGCCGATGATACAGGCGCTGCTGCAGATGATGATCATCATCGTTATCCCCGTGCTGATGATGTTCAGTGCTTACGAACCGAAAACGGTAGTAACGATTTCGTTTGCGCTGTTTGCACTGCATTTCATCACGTTCTGGTGGGCACTGGCGGGCTGGCTGGATGACAGACTGATCACCATCCTCTACTCAAACCTGGCTGCAGGGGGGCTGGCTTCGGGGCAGCCTATTGCAGACTTCCTCAGTTCACCGCGTGACGGCTGGATCATGAATCTCGTACTGGGAATGATGTATGTAGTATTTCCGGCGTTCTGGGTAGGCATGCTTGGGTGGATTGGCGTTAATCTTGGAAGCACTATAGGTTCTTTGATAGAAAAAAGCGCCTTACCAACTCAAGCTGCTGGTGAACAGGGAGGTGGATTAGTTAAGAAAGCAGCTATGGATGTGGTGACAAAAGGAAAAGGATGA
- a CDS encoding integrating conjugative element protein yields MMTLIKQNLRVASGALLLSLAMPSLALDTTLSSQGAGVSGAINDGLFYSIGGGSVISPPSTRSNMSRLGLDGGWSSDLMCGNFDLKTTVGNQLNGITSGYKDLMGNVIQGATGAVMSMPAMAIQRANPGLYEMLTNGVLQAGLNFDKAQMNCQNMSKKLADYTMGSKWQQAAVSEEYKDIVSSSGGDAVSSDQKLQKATGEEGVTWVGGQKRGGKGQQAIQPTRDLAKAGYNMMNSLPVTSNGSVGSSGCNGTVCQRYKSSDEAAAAVVKVLGDRSIRTCRETSECASGGADNQPGSTVAGTGFSPVLEDATRANLEQLSKLVNGQLQPTTDNLAALKTGSLVVTRGVIQALRDDPDRAALVQRLAGELAMSDTVEAALTMRRMLMTGESEPNAAEQPEAIAEGDRRVDALDRELNALRNEMELRRSISSNSLLTTLDRQGERNQNNQLQQKAGNQDQGFSQMSQPQPGGN; encoded by the coding sequence ATGATGACCTTAATTAAGCAGAACCTGCGCGTGGCCTCGGGCGCGTTACTCCTTTCCCTGGCGATGCCGTCACTTGCCCTCGATACCACGCTTTCCTCACAGGGCGCCGGCGTCAGCGGTGCCATCAACGACGGGCTGTTCTATTCCATCGGCGGCGGCTCGGTCATTTCGCCGCCGTCGACCCGCAGCAACATGTCGCGGCTCGGACTGGACGGCGGCTGGAGCAGCGATTTGATGTGCGGAAACTTTGACCTGAAAACCACGGTCGGTAATCAGCTTAACGGCATCACCAGCGGATATAAGGACCTGATGGGCAACGTCATTCAGGGGGCGACCGGCGCGGTGATGAGCATGCCGGCAATGGCCATTCAGCGAGCGAATCCGGGGTTGTATGAAATGCTCACCAACGGCGTGCTGCAGGCGGGCCTGAATTTCGATAAGGCGCAGATGAACTGCCAGAACATGTCGAAGAAGCTGGCCGACTACACCATGGGCAGTAAGTGGCAGCAGGCTGCGGTGTCTGAAGAGTATAAAGACATCGTCTCATCAAGCGGCGGCGATGCGGTTTCGAGCGATCAGAAGCTGCAGAAGGCCACCGGGGAAGAAGGTGTCACCTGGGTCGGTGGCCAGAAGCGCGGCGGCAAGGGACAGCAGGCGATTCAGCCTACCCGCGACCTGGCAAAAGCCGGCTACAACATGATGAACAGCCTGCCGGTGACCAGCAACGGCAGCGTGGGGTCGTCCGGCTGTAACGGGACGGTCTGCCAGCGCTACAAGTCCTCTGATGAAGCGGCTGCGGCGGTTGTGAAAGTACTCGGCGACCGCTCTATCCGGACCTGCCGTGAAACCAGCGAATGTGCCAGCGGCGGTGCCGACAACCAGCCGGGCAGCACCGTTGCCGGCACCGGCTTCTCACCAGTGCTGGAAGACGCCACCAGAGCCAACCTTGAGCAGCTCAGCAAACTGGTTAACGGTCAGCTGCAGCCAACGACCGATAATCTGGCCGCACTCAAAACCGGCAGTCTGGTTGTCACGCGCGGGGTGATTCAGGCGCTGCGTGATGATCCGGACAGGGCCGCACTGGTGCAGAGACTGGCGGGTGAACTGGCCATGTCTGACACCGTTGAGGCGGCACTTACCATGCGCCGCATGCTGATGACCGGTGAGTCTGAGCCAAACGCGGCCGAACAGCCTGAGGCCATCGCCGAAGGTGACCGCCGTGTTGATGCCCTCGACCGCGAACTCAACGCGCTGCGCAATGAGATGGAGCTGCGCAGGTCCATCAGCAGCAACAGCCTGCTCACCACACTTGACCGTCAGGGCGAACGCAACCAGAACAATCAGCTGCAGCAGAAAGCCGGCAACCAGGACCAGGGTTTCAGCCAGATGAGCCAGCCTCAGCCGGGAGGCAACTGA